A single genomic interval of Leptospira semungkisensis harbors:
- a CDS encoding methyl-accepting chemotaxis protein → MSIRFRISLYLSVVLISGSLILTAINSIGSYFGLKSQVETGSRMAGERYAYEVKDFLNLALGSLRGLQYLLETSKPGRDEAVEALKKLADANKYYFGTWVVFESNAFDGQDAKFKSKTYHDATGRFVPYANKSKGAVTLEPVIYYENLDESGAFYNIPKKTQKDFIADPFDYPVGGKHVLMVSLVKPVLRGGTFSGVVGMDLAMENLQELLGPIRPFRGEGYLTLISPNGTYAANGKDPSLVGKVIPDKEWLKEVTEGMSKGVPFSLRSRGEGHHFFPFVLGNYDKSWAVEVSIPDSIFWSDLRGVILQTILSSLVIMVMILVILNLIFNRLITSGLLEAIGFSEKIADGDLTASAEIKREDEIGKLLKSMDTMKENLSKIILDIKTSSTKLNQTSDKMADSSRNFSDVAQTQASAAEESSAAVEELAASADNVRHSMEKAIENMKEIDSNVVLLREQIGTINSEMQTLSKVASESQERAITGENAMGATNQAMDEIGESASRINEILSIITEISEKTNLLALNAAIEAARAGEAGKGFAVVAEEIGKLASQTSSSVQEIGELVDSTNNAVHNGNTKVKEASEILRKLRTSVDSFGLSAKKVLDSVSTQEKNTQDIHQSATFLMNFSLQIEEAVQEQKRATDEITKTILSISEGTQEVASGADDLTSYSGEMHGQSEGLLRSVDKFKL, encoded by the coding sequence ATGAGTATCCGATTTAGAATTTCACTGTACCTTTCTGTCGTATTAATATCCGGATCTTTGATCTTAACCGCGATTAATTCTATCGGATCCTATTTCGGTCTCAAGTCCCAAGTAGAGACTGGATCCAGGATGGCAGGAGAAAGATACGCTTACGAAGTTAAGGATTTCTTAAATCTAGCGCTTGGGTCTTTGCGAGGATTGCAATATCTTTTGGAGACTTCCAAGCCTGGCAGAGATGAAGCAGTAGAAGCGCTGAAAAAACTCGCCGATGCAAACAAATACTATTTCGGGACTTGGGTAGTTTTCGAATCGAATGCTTTCGATGGACAGGATGCGAAGTTCAAGAGTAAAACATATCATGACGCAACCGGAAGATTCGTACCGTATGCGAATAAGTCCAAAGGGGCAGTTACTTTGGAGCCTGTCATCTATTATGAGAACTTGGATGAATCAGGAGCATTTTATAATATTCCTAAAAAGACCCAGAAAGATTTTATAGCAGACCCATTCGATTATCCGGTCGGTGGAAAGCATGTGCTCATGGTTTCTCTCGTAAAACCGGTATTGAGAGGAGGAACATTTTCCGGAGTCGTGGGAATGGACCTCGCGATGGAAAATTTGCAGGAGTTACTCGGACCCATTCGCCCATTCAGAGGAGAAGGTTACTTAACTCTTATCTCTCCGAATGGTACCTACGCTGCAAATGGAAAGGATCCTTCCTTAGTGGGAAAAGTAATCCCAGATAAGGAATGGTTGAAAGAAGTAACAGAAGGAATGTCTAAAGGAGTTCCTTTCTCCTTGAGATCAAGAGGAGAAGGACATCATTTCTTTCCGTTTGTATTAGGAAATTATGATAAATCTTGGGCAGTAGAAGTGTCGATTCCGGATTCCATCTTCTGGTCGGATCTAAGAGGAGTGATCCTGCAGACGATCCTTTCTTCTCTTGTAATCATGGTGATGATCCTTGTGATCTTGAATTTGATCTTCAATCGTTTGATTACTTCCGGGTTATTAGAAGCGATCGGTTTCTCGGAAAAAATAGCAGATGGAGACCTGACAGCTTCTGCTGAGATCAAGAGAGAAGATGAGATAGGTAAACTCCTAAAGTCCATGGATACGATGAAGGAAAATCTTTCCAAGATCATCCTGGATATCAAGACATCCTCTACGAAACTCAACCAAACCTCGGATAAGATGGCAGATTCGTCTCGTAACTTCTCCGACGTAGCCCAAACCCAGGCTTCAGCTGCAGAAGAATCTTCTGCTGCAGTCGAAGAGCTTGCAGCTTCTGCAGATAATGTTCGTCATTCCATGGAGAAGGCGATAGAGAACATGAAGGAGATCGATTCAAATGTGGTTCTCCTACGAGAACAGATTGGAACGATCAATAGTGAGATGCAGACCTTATCCAAGGTTGCTTCAGAATCGCAAGAGAGAGCGATCACTGGTGAGAATGCGATGGGAGCGACAAACCAGGCTATGGATGAGATAGGGGAGAGTGCGAGTCGTATCAACGAGATCCTTTCGATCATCACTGAGATCTCTGAAAAGACTAACTTACTCGCATTGAATGCGGCGATTGAGGCAGCTAGGGCTGGAGAGGCTGGTAAAGGCTTTGCAGTAGTAGCAGAAGAGATTGGTAAACTTGCCTCTCAGACTTCGAGCTCAGTGCAAGAGATTGGAGAGTTAGTAGATTCAACGAATAATGCAGTTCATAACGGAAATACGAAAGTGAAAGAAGCGAGTGAGATCCTTCGTAAGCTTAGGACGAGTGTGGATTCATTCGGTTTATCAGCGAAGAAAGTATTGGACTCGGTTAGCACTCAGGAGAAGAACACTCAAGACATTCATCAATCTGCAACTTTCTTAATGAACTTTAGTCTGCAGATAGAAGAAGCAGTCCAGGAACAGAAGAGAGCAACAGACGAGATCACAAAGACAATCCTTTCGATCTCAGAGGGAACCCAGGAAGTTGCTTCTGGAGCAGATGACCTTACTTCTTATTCCGGAGAGATGCACGGACAGTCAGAAGGACTTCTGAGATCTGTAGATAAGTTCAAACTATAG